TCACAAGACGGCCGCATTTTGACTTCAGGATGGATTGTAAGTAACTAGCGGCGAGTTGAAACTTCTGAGCTGACAGCTACTAGGCTTTCGGCCTACTTTTAGGTTCAGTGTGCATGTCTATCTCCATCGTTAAGCGGCTCTTTGGTCGATGGTTTCTGTGGGCTCACAGAACAGTAGCCATGGGCGCCGTTGGCGTAGTTCTTTGGCACATTTACCAGACATCCTCGACCCTTGCACGAGCACTTGCTATATCTTCATGTGGTTTTTGGGTGGCCACAACATTGTTTCGGGTTTTGCGCATGGTATTTACTGGCCACTCAGGGCAAGTATTGCAATACTCTAGAGATATGGACGCAGTAACCGTGAGCATCCGACTGAAGAGGGCCATCAAAGTTCATCCGGGTTGCTATTTTTACCTCTATCTTCCTTCTCGATTAATGAGATATAATTTCCTCCACAGTGTTACGGCAATGGTATATTGGTATCCCCCTGAAAATGATGCggaagaagtcaaagaagtTACTTTCCTACTCTCAAATATTAGCTATAATGCAGCTACAACTTTAAGACTACAAGAAGGGCAATTTATTCTACTTGATGGGCCATATGGACAAGATTTGCAATTGCATAAACAACAAAATCTTGTACTTGCCGCTAAGGGAATTGGGATAGCTGCTATTCTACCTTTGGCATTGGGGATAGCTGTACGCCGCCGTCATGACGATATTCATCGAGCAAAACTACAGAAAACAAGCTATATGCTAGAAGAAGTGGTCAGAAACAAGAATAAACTATCACCCAATGAACGTGTCCCCTTCCTCCAGAAAGAGAAACTTTTAacgcaacaacaagaagagcttggGAAAAAGAGACTACACCGCGATGCGATTAAGAAAGTTGACCTTTTTTGGACTCTTGAAGATAACTCGCAAATGGCATGGGCGCTGAATGAACTACGTGCTCTCAAGAATCTGGATCCCAACAATGTAAGTATTCTGATATACACATGCTGTTTTCACTTCCTGATATTTGTAGAAAACGTTTGTCGTTTGGTGTCTTTTCCCAGGCCCTCAGAGTGGACCTTCGCCTTTCAAAGATGACAATAGGTTTTGGCAGTGCCTCTATTCAGTGGCAAATGAAACTGCCGATAGATTAATGGTAtcaaaaataaaagaagaacagCTCCGTTTATCAGGCAGTCTTGCGGTTACAGGTAAGGAAGACGCTATTCTCAGATTTTAGGAGATACTAATGGTGAAAGCCTGTGGAAATATTCCCTTTATGGCGAAAATTCGGAATGCAGTTATTGAAAGTATAGATAACAAGAATATTGTATATCAAGAAACAGAGTTCCAACCCTCTCATTTTGGATATCAGAGTGCAAGTCGGTCAAAACTATCTCCTGAAAATATACGGCAGAGGCAAAGTCCAAATACACCAAAAAGTATGACTACAGAGGGTAACACTCTGCTTAACAAAAAGCTAAACGAGCCAGAAGGGAGCTCTAAGACGAaaacagaagatgaagactttTATTCTATAGAAGTATAATAGTGTACGGGTTATTTGCCGATTGGAATAATTTCACATATTACAAACGCTAGTTACATATACCACAGATTGAGATATTAAGATTCTAAGGCCTTGTATACACATTACCAAGAGAAATTTTTTAAAGACCTTATTTAGTATAACCCCAATGAACTTTTTGTCCACTTATAAGTAGAGGGAAAGTTATCTTGATGAGTGCTTGGGTGGTTTATATAGAACGTGCTTTAAATTAGCAGGCTTCGTTAATCTAACTGAAGCGCCGGTATATCCCCACTCGCGGCCGACCGGCTGTATAAATAAGCAAACGGTTCCGGCGTTTCGCCTGAGTCGCCAGCGCTGGCGCCTATGGTGCATGTATTACTAAATTTAAACCTTTTGCAGCAAAACCAGTGGGCTGATTGGATTTGCGCTGTGCAAGGGTTGGGCCTTACCCGGCGGCTACGGGGACAGGATTATGGGGCTGACGGCGGCTCTTGGACCGGTGTGGAGAATAAGTCGGCGGGAATGTCCCCGCTAGTAAAGCCGATACCCCACTGGGCGGCAGCTACAGCCTCTTTAAAGTTGGCTTGTTCCCCCGACAAAAACCTGAGAGAGAGACTGTATTCAAACCACCTCATTAAAGTACTTTCTATTTTTCACTATGGATgcacgacgacgacgccgcTCTCGCCTTAATAAAAACCCAGCAAGAGGCATGAAGAATAGGCGAATTGGCTTGGGTAAAAAGGCACACGAATATAGTGTGGCTTATGGCTCAGACGTGATCGTTGTTATCCGGGGGCCCAACGGACATTATAGTGGCTACCAATCTCAACCAGGTCTCCTACAAAGATTGCAGTCTGTCTCAGATGATCAGCTTCTCGGGCCAGATGATTTCGTCAGTAAGATACCGCGGGAAACATCTTGGTCAGGATGCTCTGCCATAACCTCAGTATCTGAACACGCCAATTTCTCCTCAATCTCTGGGATGAGCGAGTCTCTGGTTACCGATACGATGGACATTTATGGCGATTGGAGTGATCTCTTTACATATGACACCCAGTCTACATTTCCCTCGCATTCAGAAGACATTATGTTCCACGACACGGATATTCCACTGCTCGGAACTGATATAAAGGGCAAAATTACATCTCTACAATCCGAAATCACTTCTACGCAAGTTTCGACGGAGAAATCAACACACGAGGGCTACTCTCATCTCGTGCAACCAAAACCAATCTCATTAAACACGACAAATacaattctctctctcttggaTAGCTTTTTCTGAGAGTGACATTTTCCTGTCTTTGAAACTATGAGAGAATATATAATATCATCGACTGGCATAATAATGTTTCTATGCCTTAAGCATACTATGATTCAATCTGGCTATTTCCTTCCTTTTACAGAGAACAGTTAATAATGAACCTATTCGAGAGAGATTTTAAGCTATGGTATAGAAGAATTAGAAGGtaatatagtttattatcACTTATAACATAGTGATATTTTATTGGAGAACACATAATTATTTGCCTTAATTCCATATTGTAGACAATGAAACAAGTCATTTTCCATTAGTCTTTATGTGcataatatatattatatcACGCAATAATGAAGTTATCTAGACTTTGCTGATTCAGTAAAATACTGCAGATCAAGTTATATTATAAGCACAATTTCAATGTATCTAATAGCCTGCTGAGTTCAAGCTGTAGAAAACTTTTGCTTTGCGAAAATTTGCAATTTATTTCAACGGAATGTCTTTTTGCTCCATATGGATGATTGAGTCCTTGATCTTTTATTATATCGCGAAGCTTATATGGGCAGTTGCTTATGCTATATCTTTTACCATTTACACCATCCATTTCTACAGAGATGGAAGTATTGGCTGAGAGTGCTTTTAGTTTAAATTGCCTAACGAACGGTTGCATCTTGCGGCACTTTTGAATGTCATCTTCAGTGCATATATGGGCTTTCGTAGGTGTTATTTCGTCACCTTGGTAATAAAAGCACGCGCCAAGCCGGAAGATTCTGAAGAGTAAATCGAGAAGTGCATGACCAGGGTTTAGTCGGCAACGCATAGCCAAACAAATAATCTCCGGAGTATAGTAAAATCTTGGTATAACTGTGAGCTCGATATAAAATAAATGGCAAAGCAATTGGCTTGAAATGGTTTCCGATAGCGTTGGAGTGCAAATGTCACCATTGTGCTGAAGAACCAAATCTTGTGGCCGATATAGATGTTCCCTATTATAGGTATTTTAGCACAAGATACTACGTTTCTATTTAAAGCAAGTACGAAAGGTTACCTAATTGATGAACTTTTATTTGTTGAGAAAATAATCTTAGGATAGTGATAACTCTCAAGGCTCGCTAGGCTTAAGAGAAGGATATTGCCTAGGTAAATTTTACCTCTTTTTAATTTAAGCTTTCTTAGACGATTAATATTTCTCTTGCACTCTTGTAAAGGCCATTTATTGAGAAAGAGCGTTGCGATGAAATAAATCCCTGGACAATTAAATCTCTGAAACATAAACGTATTAGGTCTTAGAACACCTACCTAGTTCAGTACCGGATAGTATATCAAAGTGATCAAAAAACGGCATGCTGTTTAGCTTAGTCAATGTCTGCAACTCCCTTAGAAAAATCCAGGTTCTATAAGGATCAGCTCCTTCCAAATGTAGAACTCTCTTGGCCGCCGTCGGTGGCTGCATTGTAATCATATTGACTTGATTGTCTAAGCACACTCGGCACGGCGTGTGTTTGAATCGCCATGTGTCGGTTTCCTCGCTGAACAGTTGAACACATGAGCCACAAAGCCGGTGTTTACAGTGTAATATATATCCTGCGAGTTGGATAATGCAGATGGAGCATGCTTGGTGCGTATGGACCTTTGATAAATAACTACTGGCTCGTATAATCTCAACATGCTGTTGGGCAGAGTCCTTGCCTTCTTTCAGAGCCTTTGAGGTAAGCATTGCGAATTGAAGCTTTGTTTTCAGAGCGAAGCCTGGgattttcattttttcttcacaGTGACGTAAAGATTCCATGTAAAGGGTGTCAACAACTTGATCGGGTATGAAAGCTGCGCGAGTTAATATGCCATTGTTACTTGCTGATTGGACAAACCACAGATACTTACAATGCATTTGCGGTGGGAATGCGTCCATAACCAGAGCAGATGCAATGACGTAAGACAACTTCAATTTCTCATCGCAGTTCTGTACTAAGTCAAGAATACAATCTTCCATGAAATTTGGCACAGGGCAATGGCTCCTAGCCGCACTAACTACGTCGAAGTGAGGAAACTGATGTTTTCCGTAATGAGCAACAGCCTCCTGAAACAGTAATCTCCAATTTAATGCTGAAAAATCTATTGCAGCCTCTGACTTATATACTGCACCTATACGCGATTCGTTTTCGATATCAGTTATTATGTTCTCAGAGAGTTGAATTGAACTGATGTGAAATAAACGTTTCCGGGCCCGCCTGATTTGATCTACATTATATTGAGCAGCCGTAGCGCCTGGTCGGCAGATCATCGAAGTATCCCAGCGATTGAAAATTCCTTCATCACTTATCCTATCGCTGCTACTGAACACCAGTGCGACTCGTATTCGGTATTGGCGGTGGTCTGTCATGGCTTCCTGTAGCCAATAACAGAGAATATTAATAACATTTTCAATGCCACCAAGATCAGAGATGAAAAGCACTACTAGATCACTGAAAAGTGGGAATACGTTATAATAAAGACTACTTGCAATATCAGCAGCCCTGTGTGATGGGAGCTGAAGTAAATGATACTGCAAGTTGCCTGGTTGAAATCCACCGATGATTTTAGGGATTGATAGGTTTGGCTGCAAGTGTAGCTCGCAGTCCAAAATTATCTTACGGTTAGGTTCCGACCAAGACCCAAGGGCCACGGAATAATTTTGCGTGGATGATCTGTTTAGCCTGAAATAATGCGACAGAGTCGCTCTTTTTGCACTTCCTCCAATCATAGTTACCACTTGTATTTTTTTGCTTCCCATAATATCCACTACTTTATAGGGAGCCGTGTTTTCTTGCAGGTAAGGACCTGGTAGGCCTGGTGCGGATGCCCTTAGCTCAAACAGAGTTTGAACACTCATAGCTGACAGAGGTAACATAGATAGAGATATCTTACGTGTGAGTATAACATGGCTACTTCCCTGCATTTATATTAAGACACAAATTGTATATGACCTTGACCTCTGGCCTGCGCGTTGCGTCAGCGGAATGAACCCATGTGTGTGTAAGCGCCGGTCGTTAATTAATCATTGGCAGTACGTAAGTATTAATTTTAGCCCCTACGTCGGGAATACAGCGCCCTTGGCGCTCATCCTAAGACCATGTAGGTGCATTTTCCAGGCTAAAATTAAGACCTAAACAGCCTGCCTAAGATCTGTGTTAATATATTGGAGAGTTTACTCGACCAGAATTCAGAAGTTGTAAAGCAATTGGACAGTCATACCGAATCTTATCCATTCTAATATGGCGATTCCGACAAGATATGTTGAAGGTTCTGTGCTCGTGAGCCTATCTCTATTTAGAGCCGGGTACATGGACAGCGAAAATAATGAAAGAGGGATAATTGTGTCGAATTTTGAAGGAATTCTCCAGAATCCTAGGCACAATATCTCAGGATACGTTGGGCCAACATTGTGTAATGAGATCCAACACATTTTAAATTGGCATTCGGGTATACTTGCCCGCACACCTGTTCAAGACGCTACAGCGAACTTCTTGGCAAACGGAATTTACTGTTGCGCGAATGAAGGTACTCTGGACTTGGCCAAAAAGAAATACGGTAGTGATTTCCAATGCGTTATCCAGATACACTGTATTCCACCTCGTAAGTGACCTTATAGCTTCAATTACTCCCTTGCTAATAACTCTGGCTTAAAGCGCAACAGCGGAGGCTCTCTGACGGCGAGGTATTCCGAATGGTTAGGCGCTTTATTCACGAGAGCCAATATGATTTAGCGCAAGAATGGATGAACGAGTTGTCAGCACCGAAGAAGCATCATTTAAGTCTAATGCTTGGCCGTCCGGCAATTATAAATGCTATGGACAAATTACTGCCCTTTCCAGGCTTATGGGGAGGCCTACAACTAGGCAATTGGGCCAAGCACCTCGCAGCACATATTGATGAACTCATAATCAACTATTTAACTCACATAGAGAACGTGTACTCAAGAATA
This genomic interval from Trichoderma breve strain T069 chromosome 7 map unlocalized scaffold00008, whole genome shotgun sequence contains the following:
- a CDS encoding SRF-type transcription factor (DNA-binding and dimerization domain) domain-containing protein, whose translation is MDARRRRRSRLNKNPARGMKNRRIGLGKKAHEYSVAYGSDVIVVIRGPNGHYSGYQSQPGLLQRLQSVSDDQLLGPDDFVISEHANFSSISGMSESLVTDTMDIYGDWSDLFTYDTQSTFPSHSEDIMFHDTDIPLLGTDIKGKITSLQSEITSTQVSTEKSTHEGYSHLVQPKPISLNTTNTILSLLDSFF